In the genome of Lactuca sativa cultivar Salinas chromosome 3, Lsat_Salinas_v11, whole genome shotgun sequence, the window atatatatatatatattattaaatttatattttatatgtatacaaaatttcaaattttcataaTTGATCCTTGaggtatatatataattttcaaaTTTGGTCTAAGAGCATTTCAATCATTTAGAAGAATCTAACTACTCAAAAGTTAAAGTTAACATTAGAatgaccattcttgcaattttcaAAACCACAGGAATAAATTGCGTGATGTTTTTTATAGAATTTTTGAAAGTGTAATATTTTGCAAATTATGGGAATTAGTTatgaaattttgttttttttcttttaaccaaATATTTTGAGGATAATATCAAGGTGTTTTTAATAagaaggaatatatatatatatatatatatatatatatatatatatatatatatatatatatatatatatatatatatattctttaaaATTGAAAtagaaatcataaaaatatatgaACCTTAATTACTGAACATTAACAATGAtcattattttttcttttattattaacttttttttatttaaaaacatatCAAAGTTAATAATTTTTTGGTTTCATCATTTAAAAATCAATATCGACAAATCTTAATGACAAAAAATTACTCTGTTAACAATATTCATAGTTTAATAGAATTTACAAAATAATTTTGTCATATAAAAACAATATCGacttataattattaaaatttaaaaattattatttttagtatACAGTTGCTAATGTTTTTggataaaattaattataaagaaaaaaacaaaattacatattaCCCACGTACGTCCCAACACGCAAGCATGACAGATTGACAGGTggatttatctttttttttttttccgggGAGCTTCTTGTTACGAAAGACCATACAATAAGTTTCAAGTCAAAAGTCTACACTTATTTACTTTCTTATTGATTCGAATAGAAATAGTAATTACCCCAATATTTatcttttaaaacattattttttgttgATATTTTATTGAGAGTTCATACAAGTGTAATCAGCTTTCTTGGAAATATCTTTATGCAATTAAAAAACAGACAAAGACTTTCGGACTTCAATCTCTATAAGACTGCGAACCCTTGTTGGCTTCTTCTTCAATCAGTTGAACAATTAATTCTTCAGACCAGCAATAATGGTGGCGTCATCATTTGCCATAGACCTCAATCTTTTCCCCTTCCACAAAACCGATGACACACCAGTAAGTACTTACATATACCTGACTAATGCTTAAATAAGCATTTCCGTTAATTACatctatgtatatatatagtataacttAATTGTTTACTCGTTGTGGTTAAGATTAGAGAAGTTCACACCGATGATGAttatgatgacgatgatgatgatggggAGGAAGAAGACGATTGTTCGTTTGGAAAAGAGGTTTCTGGTTAATTACATGCATTAATCGAAACTTGTATTACATgaatgaagtgtgtgtgtgtgtgtggcatTTTCCTGTAGTTATATTGACGAACGGTGTACATATATACGAGCAGGTTGATGATCATATGATCAGCGGGGATCATTTAAGCAGGATAAACAACGAAAACAAGAAGCTAAAGGAGATGCTTAAGATCGTATGGGAGAACTACAACTCTCTTCAAACGCATGTCAAGAAACTAATGCAAGAAAAACAAGTACCTGAATCGAATCCAAAGAAAAGAAAGCTGGATGAGACAGTTCAACAAAGCTTGTGGAAGAGACAGAATTGGAACTTGGAATCACCAAGGAATACTGGGGTTCAAAGAGTTTATATACCAACAGATCCGTCTGATAAAAGCCTGGTACTTGATTAATTTTTTCTTCGTCTTCAATTCCCTGAACAAGAAACCATTGCACCCCCTTTTAAGAAGCATTGATTAAAGTCAAAGTGTTGCATTTAATTATAGGTAGTCAAGGATGGATATCAATGGAGGAAATATGGACAAAAGGTGACTAGAGACAACCCATCTCCTAGAGCTTATTATAAGTGCTCTTCTTCACCAACATGCCCAGTCAAGAAGAAGGCAAGAACACCATCTCTCTCCCTTCCTTCTTTCTCCAAGATATACATAAGAAATCGTTGGTTTGATTAACTTATCTACTACTAATAAGTTTTATCATGATTtcatgttgatatatatatatatatatatatatatatatatatatatatatatatatatatatagagagagagagagagagagagagagagagagagagagagagagaattttgtTCAAAGGTTTGCTTATGTGATATGATGTTGTGTTCAGGTGCAAAGAAGTGTGGATGATCCTGGTGTAGTAGTTGCGACCTATGAAGGTGAGCACAACCACAGAAGCACAAAGGAAGAGGCTGCGTATGCCCTAGCCAATGAACATAAGATTTCAAGTAGTGAAAGAAGGTCAAACTCCCCAAGATTTGATGAGGTTTTGGTGGAAAAAATGGCTACTTTTTTAGGAAAAGATCCTGATTTCACTGCAGAACTTGCTGCTGCCATTTCCTCCAAGATTTTGGAAGTCGATTTGTTCTAAGCATGCTAATCGATTCGTATTCATCTCTTTTGTATATGATATGTGGTTTGAACAAGAACACAAAGAGTTTTATAACGGGTATTTGATCGATTTGGCTTGGTAGCAACTCGAATAGTATATATACGCCACTACATAAATTATTGGTAGCCATATATATAGAGGTACTTCGTTGTGATGTTTAGTTTTTTTGTAGATTTATTTGCCAATTAGCCATTTTGTTGGAGGGATGTCTTATGTACATTACACGATTTGTTTGAACACAGGGTGATTTCCATATTTGTATCATCCGTTGTTCACTTATTGTGATTCCATCTTCAAATGCAATGCATTGGATGGGTATCGGAAAGACAAAGATAATAAAAATGTTATAAATTTAGTCATCGACTGAGTCAAAATGATGCCAACAAAAAGACATAATTTGCTACAACTTGAACGCGATAATACCTATATCATAGACAATTATACTAACTCTAAATAATCAAATGAAAAACAATAAACAAAGTGACTTGTCCAAATATGACAAT includes:
- the LOC111917191 gene encoding WRKY transcription factor 18, with the protein product MVASSFAIDLNLFPFHKTDDTPIREVHTDDDYDDDDDDGEEEDDCSFGKEVDDHMISGDHLSRINNENKKLKEMLKIVWENYNSLQTHVKKLMQEKQVPESNPKKRKLDETVQQSLWKRQNWNLESPRNTGVQRVYIPTDPSDKSLVVKDGYQWRKYGQKVTRDNPSPRAYYKCSSSPTCPVKKKVQRSVDDPGVVVATYEGEHNHRSTKEEAAYALANEHKISSSERRSNSPRFDEVLVEKMATFLGKDPDFTAELAAAISSKILEVDLF